The Pecten maximus chromosome 10, xPecMax1.1, whole genome shotgun sequence region aaatcccCCTGATATTTATCATCTTATTGCAGAAATAAATGCAAAACAATCAATAAAAGTGACAGAATCATTGACAACATGTGGAATTCTTCTGAACTTATGTACacataaaatgttttcataGCTTCTATCCCTACTAAGGATTTCTGTATAGGCTAAAACAGCACTGTTTCAAATGGCGAGGTGCAGGTAAAACATCTATATCAACCCTGCAAAagtaacaacagtatatatacacatactacCATTTATATTCTGCCAAAAGTCTGTTGTATTCTATAAACCTTCAAAAGAATCAAGATGAATTTcaaaaacgaaagtaaatttcCTTATCTGATTTTATTTGTAGATTAAAGGTTAGGAATTCCTCATAGCATGTAATTAGAAATGGACAATTTTGACACGATTGTCTCCcttacatcatacatacattataaaattttatccaacactttaaaataaataaatggcagtaaaaatattgaaatgaaacaaaaacaattgatcactatatgtacaaatttatcttcttggaaacaacaataaaacaatacatgaaGAAAAGAGATCAAATTTGACATCATTGCTATAATGTAAGTGTACCCCGAATGATTTTTCATATTCTAACTGTGAATTTGTTCGCTTTAACATCAAAGTTTTTGAGAACTGCATCTTAATCCGTCTTCTCTGTCCCGAGATATAAACTGTCAACTGGCTATTGCACTGTCCAGAGATAAAAGCTGGAGTGCATTCTCAAAAATTGTGCACATCTCAAAAACGGCACAATATTTTCACATaatttcttttactttttttttatctagcAATAAACAGGGTACAGCTTAAGACCGACCTTACCCAATATCATACAAACAGGCAAAAACACTGGATAGGTAGGAAAGAATTATTTGTcagatttatattatttaatgtttcatgaataaaattgatataGATTAATTTTTCATCCAGTATTTACAGACGTTTGTTATTTCATTCTACTCTTATAATTCAATCACTGCAATTATCCACGATGGTGGGAAAAAGATTATTTAATTCCAAAAACATTTCAACTTTCTCCTTaaggacatacatgtattgatattgagCACGAATTCAAAATAGAACAAACTTGTCCATTTAGCAGCAAAAAAGTAATAAACCCACGTAATTGAGTACTGTTGGTTCAAGTCCTTCTTTATAAAGGAAATTGATTTAACTGGATGTATTTAGCAATCAAATTTTTCTTCATAAATttacaaatcatacaaaaaaaCCTACTGGTACGTCAATTCATTATCAAATAGCAGTTGTTTTGTCTTGTTTGTTGACtattatatataccatcttACCCTCGTGACATTCTGATATAAGGATTTTCATACTTCAATACCAAGTTAAACAGAAGTCTCCTTTATTTCTCTATAAGTTCAGTGATCTGGAGTACTGAGGTGTTTCCTCAGCAATATCTGAGAAAAAACccatatataccagtaatgagGGCAGAATTCTCACAAAGACACAAATAAAGGCAGATTTATCACActcaaaaatatattattacaaCATAATTCTCCCTTACAAATGTAGCTTTTTAAACATCGAGTGGCAGCTCACGAGATCTCTTTTGCATATACATATGATCACTTGCATTTCAATGTCTTTACAGGACAAAAGTCAAAGGACGGACGTACAGATTATCTTACTTTAAGAGAAAAGGCGGCAAAAacaaatatctaaaaaaaaaaaatctttttgagGGGTCTAGATTATATCAAAAGTTGGAGTTTATTTATTagatgaatatttttttttttcatttttaatttaataGGTATATTTACTTTAAGTTAACACAAAGATGCCAAAAACACAAGAAAGCCTTTGCTGGTGGTGTAATCGCGGAATgcacattttgaaaatagaatATAAGTATACTCCACTGCTTGCTAGCCGGACCAACAAGTGGAGCTACAATGTAACTGCCAAATATAGGTCACTGTAACCTAGCATTGATACCGAAGTATGATATGTCATATAACTACTCTAGACATATCAGTACAGATGGACTTCCAATATAAGAGAGAAAAAGTTTAACCAAGATCTCTGACAGGATGACAGAAAAGTCAATTGTTTCCAACACTCCATAGTGAGAACACAAAAATTAAGATTTGATTAAGAATAATTTTCCATTTGAAAAAGATAAGTTATAGTTTTCTGAAAATAATGTCCATGTTACGGATAATCCATATCATCTATATAACCTACAAAACAATTTGTTTGGAATGTTATGTCTACAAAGtgttttttaaaacaaatgcaTTATTTACAAGAGTTTGTAAGCCCATAAATGGTTCGTAGTTATCATGacaaaaagacaaataaaacattttcgaCTTGTTTAACGGTAAATAAAACACATAACTTTCCAAGTTTTTATCacttaaataataataatattaaaagtGTCACTATACATAAAGTCATGATTCCAGTATCACACagactgttataatacatctGATAGACTCTTCAACATCGCTAACATCACATCCTCATAAATCTATAAATTGAATTTGTAGATTATACACATgctaacaaaatatatatctctCTCGCTTCCTCAGTGACTACATACATACTAGTACACATCTACACTGCTTCGTCATTTACACATCAATAAACATCTGGACACATGCTTTGCAACAGTCCCCTTTCAGTTAACATTTGAACACACATCTTTAACACAACTATCACAATCATTGCATTTTAAGGTACACGCTGGGCCGTACACACGTCCTAGTTGAGCACACGATCGGAGCCGTGCACACATCGGCTTTGTGCATGCCCTGACAAGAAAGCTGGGTCCGGGTTATACATTAAATTTGTTGTTCTCAGTCCGTATCCGATTTGATTTCCTTTTCGTGTAGCGAGAGTCTCTGCAGTTTTGGCAGATATATGTATCAGGGATATTGTTTTTGCGTATTTTTGCACATGACAAGTGAATCCATGTGTTACAGTCTGAGCACTCAATCATTGGTCGACCCGCGTAGGGTTTCAAACAAAAACACGTTATCAACTCCCAGGATTCATCGTCtgaaagaaataataataatttcaatttaaatctaACAGCAGTTAATGTACATAAATATTCTATCATCCTTCTGCATTAATGATCATATATTGATTGTGAAGCCATTTTAAGTATAgatatttgtctgttttatgGGGAGGCCTTCCAGACAGCCATCATTGATTTTTGTACATAATATTGTATAAGGTAGGAGAATATGCAGTCGCTCCCCTACTCTCTGGTTACCAGTTTTGATAGACTAGTATACAAGATAAATTGGTACATGATGTCGATATATTGAGgataattttgtgatattttagcAGGTTTGACAATGAAGTAATACTGGGTAAACTGATAAATTCTGGTCTCTTATACAACAATAGCCTGCTTCCTGATCAGAagataaaaatagatttttattcTTGCCTTGATATCATTTCACACATTGACAGGTGATGTGTGACACAATATTTACCTTGCATTCCGCGACCCTCAGGAAACTCTGTATCACTGTATCTGTAAGGGTCGTCATCCAAGTAGTGAGAGTTATCTGGaaattataattacaaaacatattgatttaattttactAATCATAAATATAACTCTTGTTGGCTTTTACTGCGGAAGGAAACCCAAAGAAAACCCATGAGTTGGGACAGGTAGATGATCAGGGCACTTAGTTTTGTTACTCCAACTACTGGAAGTGATGACTTTAAGCAATTTTGTATATCTTACGGACtaaattttgtatgtaaacaATTCCCATGCTGTCAATGCAATGATTCTGACAAAGTGATGTTTGTTGGCAATGATTCTGACAAAGTGATGTTTGTTGGCAATGATTCTGACAAAGTGATGTTTGTTGGCAATGATTCTGACAAAGTGATGTTTGTTGGCAATGATTCTGACAAAGTGATGCTtgttgacaatgattctgacAAAGTGATGTTTGTTGGCAATGATACTGACAAAGTGATGTTTGTTGGCAATGATTCTGACAAAGTGATGTTTGTTGGCAATGATTCTGACAAAGTGATGTTTGTTGGCAATGATTCTGACAAAGTGATGTTTGTTGGCAATGATTCTGACAAAGTGATGTTTGTTGGCAATGATTCTGATAAAGTGATGTTTGTTGGCAATGATTTTTACAAATCGTGGATCATCAATCTTTAagcattaaaataaattcaacatGTTCTCCAGTGCAGAATAATGACAGAATTCAAATTTTGCTAACAAGTCTTTACTCTAACAATACTTATTTAATGAGGGCCACCTGAGTGCTGTATGTAGACTTACCGGAGTCTGCCATGTCTAGATGGTGAGATAACTCGAGATGGCCTGGACTCTCGGCTGACACTGTTGTATCGGAGGAGTAACTTTCTGCTGTACTGCCACTACTGTCTAGGGGACTGATGTTGTTTTGTGCACGCAACTCCTGCAatcacaacaacacaaacattatTTTCTGACAGAAATATCTGTAAAGAACGCAGATCTTCTGAATATCCGGTACacatatacaatgatatacactGGGTACCCAGATTAGAATTTTGTTGGGAAACTGAACATCTTTCTTGGTGACATATTTGCGCTATTTATGATGTTATGAATGaatgtaaaggtcaaggtcaactgGAGCCAACAATAAATGCTATTCATGATGTACCAAATATAAAGTCTGTATGTgtaaaggtgaaggtcattcaaagaaaaacagaaaaagtTATATTAAATAGATTTGTGACTTTGACATTtgaaattatgaaaatgatattaatacTTTATGATCATCCGCTCCATGTTTTCTATCATGTACTAAAATATATGAATGCTTCAATCTGCTTTTAATTATAGGCAAATGTGTTAAATCTTCCAAACAAAATGGACTGAATCCCtaattatttaaatacatgCAGGTTA contains the following coding sequences:
- the LOC117335467 gene encoding PHD finger protein 13-like, whose product is MTDDIFKAPRNRRPLNRHDFEHSVGVPPSKRKKTKEDFYTFCTMILEYTQYESHRQEELRAQNNISPLDSSGSTAESYSSDTTVSAESPGHLELSHHLDMADSDNSHYLDDDPYRYSDTEFPEGRGMQDDESWELITCFCLKPYAGRPMIECSDCNTWIHLSCAKIRKNNIPDTYICQNCRDSRYTKRKSNRIRTENNKFNV